From the genome of Streptococcus marmotae, one region includes:
- a CDS encoding lipoate--protein ligase yields MKYIVNNSNDPAYNIALEAYAFKELTDVDEIFILWINEPAIIIGKHQNAIQEINKEYTDANGIHVVRRLSGGGAVYHDLNNLNYTIISNKADEGAFDFKTFSKPVIDTLETLGVKADFTGRNDLEIDGKKICGNAQAYAKGRMMHHGCLLFDVDMTVLGDALKVSKDKIESKGVKSVRARVTNINNELPEKMTVLEFKDAILNQMKQEYPDMDEYVLSEDELARIQEIRDTQFGTWDWTFGQTPEYTVERSVRYPAGKITTYVKAEKSLIESIKIYGDFFGIGDVSDIEELLVGTRYEYADVLAKLQTIDTTHYFSRMTTEEVAKAIVA; encoded by the coding sequence ATGAAATACATTGTCAATAACAGTAACGACCCTGCCTACAATATTGCCTTAGAGGCCTATGCCTTTAAGGAATTAACCGATGTGGATGAGATTTTTATTTTATGGATTAACGAGCCTGCCATTATCATCGGAAAACACCAAAATGCCATTCAGGAAATCAACAAGGAATATACAGATGCCAATGGAATTCATGTTGTCCGTCGTTTGTCAGGTGGTGGTGCAGTTTACCATGATTTGAACAACTTGAACTATACGATTATTTCGAATAAGGCAGATGAAGGAGCCTTTGATTTTAAAACCTTTTCAAAACCAGTTATTGATACGCTGGAAACTCTTGGGGTTAAGGCTGATTTTACGGGCCGTAATGACCTTGAAATTGATGGGAAAAAGATTTGCGGCAATGCCCAAGCCTATGCCAAGGGGCGTATGATGCACCATGGCTGTCTCTTATTTGATGTCGATATGACGGTCTTGGGTGATGCTCTAAAAGTTAGCAAGGATAAGATTGAGTCCAAAGGTGTCAAATCCGTTCGTGCGCGTGTGACCAATATCAACAACGAATTGCCAGAAAAAATGACCGTCTTAGAATTTAAAGATGCCATTTTAAATCAGATGAAGCAAGAATACCCAGATATGGACGAGTATGTCTTATCAGAAGATGAACTGGCTCGTATCCAAGAAATTCGTGATACCCAATTTGGCACATGGGATTGGACCTTCGGTCAGACACCTGAGTATACGGTTGAGCGTAGCGTTCGCTATCCAGCTGGAAAAATTACCACCTACGTTAAGGCAGAAAAATCCCTTATCGAATCAATTAAAATCTATGGGGATTTCTTTGGAATCGGAGATGTCTCAGACATTGAAGAATTACTCGTAGGAACACGCTATGAGTATGCCGATGTACTAGCCAAACTCCAAACCATTGATACAACTCACTACTTCTCACGCATGACAACAGAAGAAGTCGCAAAGGCGATTGTGGCTTAA
- a CDS encoding MFS transporter, with protein MNKQFKITLGILAMAFVSQSNAALAPSVPSIAQSFPDIPISVIQSIVTIGGFTGFFSALLCGKFQEYVSLRKLGLFALSLVGVFGILPIFYHSNFYVLLVSSGVVGFGAGMLTVVSPSLISTYFEGDARSSLLGKQTAFQGIGNMLILALGGFLASYSWVNNYYVYLLPIASFIIFFLTIPQDKQSKSGGEQSGNVVLEKGSNKVSLTSPFILLLLAISVSVTIIVSGSFNNIAIFTEQYKIGDSSVSGLALSVLSLGMISAGLFINQFIKIFKSLTLTTGYLIAALSFICFLIFHNQIGLFIGSYFTGISAGIIMTRLVYLLTSIVKEELISKAVSLYSAFTSAGFFISAFLLNSIAGLFTTDLTTGSFIVSVALSILIIGLLIITRVEYRSLNIQTEG; from the coding sequence ATGAATAAGCAGTTTAAAATAACACTAGGAATTTTGGCAATGGCCTTTGTTTCCCAGTCAAATGCAGCTCTAGCTCCGTCTGTTCCTAGTATTGCCCAATCGTTTCCTGATATTCCGATTTCTGTCATCCAGTCTATTGTAACGATTGGAGGTTTCACTGGATTTTTCTCTGCATTGTTGTGCGGAAAATTTCAAGAATATGTTTCATTACGAAAACTAGGCTTATTTGCTTTATCGTTGGTTGGAGTATTTGGTATTCTTCCAATATTTTATCATTCTAACTTTTATGTATTACTTGTTTCCTCAGGTGTTGTTGGCTTTGGAGCAGGTATGCTGACAGTAGTATCTCCCTCTTTAATCTCAACCTATTTTGAGGGGGATGCAAGATCTTCGTTATTAGGGAAGCAAACAGCCTTTCAAGGTATAGGAAATATGCTTATATTAGCCTTGGGAGGATTTCTTGCAAGTTATAGCTGGGTCAATAACTATTATGTTTATCTACTTCCAATTGCATCATTTATTATCTTCTTTTTAACGATTCCTCAAGACAAACAATCCAAGTCTGGAGGAGAACAATCAGGAAATGTTGTATTAGAAAAGGGGAGCAATAAAGTATCCCTCACCTCTCCGTTCATCCTCCTGTTATTAGCAATTAGTGTGTCAGTAACCATTATTGTGAGCGGGTCATTTAATAATATTGCTATCTTTACAGAACAATATAAGATAGGTGATTCATCGGTATCAGGACTTGCGTTATCAGTTCTTAGTCTGGGTATGATTTCGGCAGGTCTATTCATTAATCAATTTATCAAGATTTTTAAGAGTTTGACTTTGACAACAGGATATTTGATTGCTGCCTTGTCCTTTATTTGCTTTTTAATTTTTCATAATCAAATAGGTTTGTTTATCGGAAGCTATTTTACTGGTATTAGTGCGGGTATTATTATGACTCGATTAGTCTATCTCCTTACTTCAATTGTAAAAGAAGAACTTATTTCAAAAGCTGTCAGTCTTTATTCAGCCTTTACCAGTGCAGGATTCTTTATATCAGCATTTTTATTAAATAGCATTGCAGGGTTGTTTACAACAGATTTGACTACGGGATCATTTATTGTATCTGTTGCCTTATCCATTTTAATCATTGGCCTTTTAATTATTACAAGAGTGGAATACCGCTCTTTGAACATTCAAACAGAAGGGTAA
- a CDS encoding Rid family detoxifying hydrolase — translation MQPYSTYRKEGDYVYLSGQLPINLQTGEIVEGGIVEQTQQVMENIQSILQSLHLSMDSLVRMNLYLVNIEDISEVNPIYTRFFPNKLPSRVAVGVQALAKQSLIEIDGIAFCGLASS, via the coding sequence ATGCAACCGTATTCAACGTATAGAAAGGAAGGAGACTATGTGTATCTCTCTGGTCAACTCCCTATTAATCTCCAAACAGGAGAGATTGTAGAAGGAGGAATTGTTGAACAGACCCAGCAAGTGATGGAGAATATACAGTCGATATTGCAGTCGTTACACTTATCCATGGATTCTCTTGTCCGGATGAATCTTTATTTGGTGAATATAGAAGATATTTCAGAAGTTAATCCGATTTACACTCGATTTTTTCCCAATAAACTTCCTTCAAGAGTGGCGGTAGGTGTGCAAGCATTAGCTAAGCAATCTCTCATTGAGATTGATGGGATTGCATTTTGTGGGTTAGCTTCATCATAA
- a CDS encoding MalY/PatB family protein has translation MKYDFTTIMDREGKDAVALDVLGQYPGIAPEKGKEGFDTIPMWVADMNFPAFPEIPKAIIKRAEHPAYGYFVPYENYNQSIIDWHHQKHGVDGLEGAHIGYENGVLGGVITALNVLCSKGDKVLVHSPTYMGFTNSLVNNGYEIIHSPLYLDENNVWRMDFEDMEEKIRTQNIHATIFCSPHNPSGRVWEQWELERVMALFKKYDVYVISDEIWSDLILDGAKHIPTQSVSEDAKMRTVALYAPSKTFNLAGLVGSYHIIYNKWLKHRIDKEASLSHYNSMNVLSMHALLAGYSAEGHHWVNELCEVLAKNVNFAYDYITEHFDGVHLSKPEGTYMLWLDCTEWCQKHDRSIDELLKAGYDVGVGWQDGRAFNGECHIRMNLALPHSRVSEAFDRLNRYVFNR, from the coding sequence ATGAAATACGATTTTACTACAATTATGGACAGAGAAGGAAAGGATGCGGTTGCTTTAGATGTTCTAGGTCAGTATCCAGGTATTGCACCGGAAAAAGGAAAAGAGGGTTTTGATACAATTCCGATGTGGGTTGCAGATATGAATTTTCCTGCTTTTCCAGAAATCCCTAAAGCGATTATTAAAAGAGCAGAACATCCAGCCTATGGCTATTTTGTTCCGTATGAAAACTATAATCAAAGTATCATTGACTGGCATCACCAAAAACATGGAGTGGACGGTTTAGAAGGTGCACATATTGGATATGAAAATGGCGTATTAGGTGGAGTTATCACCGCATTGAATGTATTATGCTCTAAAGGGGATAAAGTCTTAGTTCACTCACCGACATATATGGGATTTACCAATAGCCTTGTTAATAATGGATACGAAATTATTCATAGTCCACTCTACTTAGATGAAAATAATGTGTGGAGGATGGACTTTGAAGATATGGAAGAAAAAATTAGAACTCAAAATATCCATGCAACTATTTTTTGTTCACCTCATAATCCGTCTGGTAGAGTGTGGGAACAGTGGGAGCTAGAGCGGGTTATGGCCTTGTTTAAAAAATATGATGTCTATGTTATCTCGGATGAAATTTGGTCTGACTTAATATTGGATGGGGCAAAGCATATCCCGACACAAAGTGTATCAGAAGATGCAAAAATGAGAACAGTAGCTTTATATGCTCCAAGTAAGACATTTAACTTGGCAGGACTAGTTGGTAGTTATCATATTATTTATAATAAGTGGCTAAAACATCGGATAGATAAGGAAGCTTCGCTATCTCATTATAACAGCATGAATGTTCTATCTATGCATGCATTATTAGCAGGTTACAGTGCTGAGGGGCATCACTGGGTAAATGAGCTTTGTGAAGTGTTGGCTAAAAATGTCAATTTCGCTTATGACTATATTACTGAACATTTTGACGGTGTCCATCTTTCTAAACCAGAAGGAACATATATGCTGTGGCTAGATTGTACAGAATGGTGTCAAAAACATGACAGAAGTATTGATGAGTTATTAAAAGCAGGTTATGATGTTGGAGTTGGTTGGCAAGATGGAAGAGCATTTAATGGTGAGTGCCATATTCGCATGAATTTAGCGTTACCACATTCGCGAGTTTCGGAAGCATTTGATAGATTGAATCGGTATGTATTCAATCGATAA
- a CDS encoding dihydrolipoamide acetyltransferase, whose protein sequence is MAIEIIMPKLGVDMQEGEIIEWKKQEGDVVNEGDVLLEMMSDKTSMELEAEDSGVLLKIVHGNGATVPVTEVIAYLGAEGESVDVVASSAHAPEVTETASVESAPVAVAATPTPAAKPQGGGKVRATPAARKLANDLDIDLGLVPGTGANGRVHKSDVEDFKGAAPKATPLARRMAADKGINLEELVGTGVNGKIVKEDILAALAAKQPATVEPTPAKAAEKPAKELPEGVEIIKMSPMRKAISKGMVNSYLTAPTFTLNYDIDMTNLMALRKQVLEPIMNKTGLKVTFTDLIGLAVARTLMKEEHRYMNASLINDAQEIELHKFVNLGIAVGLDEGLVVPVVHGADKMSLSDFVVASKDVIKKAQSGKLKGAEMSGSTFSITNLGMFGTKTFNPIINQPNSAILGVASTVQTPVVIDGEIKIRPIMALCLTIDHRIIDGMNGAKFMVDLKNLLENPLELLI, encoded by the coding sequence ATGGCAATAGAAATTATCATGCCTAAACTCGGTGTAGACATGCAAGAAGGTGAAATCATCGAGTGGAAGAAGCAAGAAGGTGATGTTGTCAATGAAGGCGATGTCCTCTTGGAAATGATGTCTGATAAGACCAGCATGGAATTAGAAGCAGAAGATTCCGGTGTTCTTCTTAAAATTGTTCATGGGAATGGCGCAACTGTTCCTGTTACAGAAGTCATTGCCTATCTCGGAGCAGAAGGCGAAAGTGTGGATGTAGTTGCAAGTTCAGCGCATGCACCAGAAGTAACAGAAACTGCTTCTGTTGAATCAGCTCCAGTTGCCGTAGCAGCTACTCCGACACCAGCTGCCAAGCCACAAGGTGGTGGAAAAGTACGTGCAACGCCGGCTGCTCGTAAATTAGCGAACGACTTAGATATTGATCTTGGACTTGTTCCGGGAACAGGTGCAAATGGTCGTGTGCATAAGTCAGATGTAGAAGACTTCAAGGGTGCAGCTCCTAAAGCGACACCACTTGCTCGACGAATGGCAGCTGACAAAGGAATCAATCTTGAAGAGCTTGTTGGAACAGGTGTCAATGGTAAGATTGTCAAGGAAGATATTCTTGCAGCTCTAGCAGCGAAACAACCAGCAACTGTAGAGCCAACTCCAGCAAAAGCAGCAGAAAAACCAGCCAAAGAATTGCCAGAAGGCGTTGAAATCATCAAGATGAGCCCAATGCGTAAGGCGATTTCAAAAGGAATGGTCAACTCTTACTTGACGGCACCAACCTTTACGCTCAACTATGATATTGACATGACTAACCTCATGGCACTTCGTAAGCAAGTCCTTGAGCCAATCATGAATAAGACAGGGCTAAAAGTTACCTTTACCGACTTGATTGGTCTAGCGGTTGCTCGTACTTTGATGAAAGAAGAGCATCGCTATATGAACGCATCTCTCATCAACGATGCCCAAGAAATTGAGTTGCATAAATTTGTTAACCTTGGAATTGCCGTTGGTTTGGACGAGGGTCTGGTTGTGCCAGTAGTACATGGTGCAGATAAGATGAGCCTTTCTGACTTTGTTGTTGCATCAAAAGATGTTATCAAAAAAGCGCAATCAGGTAAGTTGAAAGGGGCAGAAATGTCTGGTTCAACCTTCTCTATTACCAACCTCGGTATGTTTGGTACCAAGACCTTTAACCCAATTATTAACCAACCAAACTCAGCAATTCTCGGAGTTGCTTCAACTGTTCAAACACCAGTCGTAATCGACGGCGAAATTAAAATCCGTCCAATTATGGCCCTCTGCTTGACCATTGACCACCGTATTATTGACGGTATGAATGGAGCTAAGTTTATGGTGGATCTCAAGAATTTACTTGAAAATCCATTGGAATTGTTGATTTGA
- a CDS encoding ECF-type riboflavin transporter substrate-binding protein, whose translation MKNNSIKTVVATGIGAALFVVISLVINIPTFVPNTSIQLQYAVQSLLAVLFGPIVGFLIGFIGHAVKDSLTYGPWWTWIFASGVFGFIVGILKNRLRINQGIFTTKDIITFNSVQVVANIIIWGVIAPILDIIIYHEAPNKVLAQGVVAGAANAVTVAIAGTILLAVYAKRQVQSNSLSKD comes from the coding sequence ATGAAAAATAATTCGATTAAAACAGTTGTAGCAACGGGGATTGGAGCAGCCTTATTTGTGGTGATTAGTTTAGTCATCAATATCCCTACTTTTGTACCCAATACGAGTATCCAGCTCCAGTATGCAGTGCAGTCTCTTTTGGCTGTTCTTTTCGGGCCAATCGTTGGCTTTTTGATAGGTTTTATCGGTCATGCTGTAAAAGACTCCCTCACCTACGGCCCATGGTGGACATGGATTTTCGCTTCAGGTGTCTTTGGTTTCATTGTTGGTATCTTGAAAAATCGTCTTCGAATTAACCAAGGAATCTTTACAACTAAAGATATCATTACCTTCAATAGTGTCCAAGTTGTGGCTAATATTATTATTTGGGGAGTGATTGCACCGATTTTGGATATTATTATCTACCATGAAGCACCAAACAAGGTCCTTGCCCAGGGAGTGGTTGCGGGTGCTGCCAATGCTGTTACAGTTGCGATTGCGGGGACTATTTTACTAGCCGTCTATGCTAAGAGACAAGTGCAAAGTAACAGCTTATCAAAAGATTAG
- a CDS encoding rhodanese-related sulfurtransferase gives MAKDIRVLLYYKYVPIENAQEFVAEHLAFCKSIGLKGRILVADEGINGTVSGDYETTQKYMDYVHSLPGMEDLWFKIDEEEEQAFKKMFVRYKKEIVHLGLEDNDFDNDINPLETTGAYLSPKEFKEALLDEDTVVLDTRNDYEYDLGHFRGAIRPDIRNFRELPQWVRDNKEKFMDKRVVVYCTGGVRCEKFSGWMVREGYKDVGQLHGGIATYGKDPEVRGELWDGKMYVFDERIAVDVNHVDPVVVGKDWFDGTPCERYVNCGNPFCNRRILTSEENEHKYLRGCSHECRVHPRNRYVAEHQLTRAEVIERLAVIGETLDEVVAN, from the coding sequence ATGGCAAAAGATATTCGTGTCTTACTGTATTACAAATACGTTCCGATTGAAAATGCACAAGAATTTGTGGCGGAACACTTAGCATTTTGTAAATCAATCGGCTTAAAAGGTCGCATCCTTGTAGCGGACGAAGGAATCAATGGAACCGTTTCGGGTGATTACGAAACAACTCAAAAATACATGGACTATGTTCACTCACTTCCTGGTATGGAAGACCTTTGGTTCAAGATTGATGAAGAAGAAGAGCAAGCCTTCAAGAAAATGTTTGTACGTTACAAGAAAGAAATCGTTCACTTGGGCTTAGAAGACAATGACTTTGATAACGACATCAACCCGCTTGAAACAACAGGTGCCTACCTATCACCAAAAGAATTCAAAGAAGCTCTCTTGGATGAAGATACGGTAGTTCTTGATACACGTAACGACTACGAATATGACCTCGGTCACTTCCGTGGTGCCATTCGCCCAGACATTCGTAATTTCCGCGAGTTGCCACAATGGGTCCGTGATAACAAGGAAAAATTCATGGACAAACGAGTGGTTGTTTACTGTACAGGTGGTGTCCGCTGTGAGAAATTCTCTGGTTGGATGGTGCGTGAAGGCTATAAAGATGTTGGTCAGTTGCATGGTGGAATTGCGACTTATGGAAAAGATCCAGAAGTTCGCGGGGAACTTTGGGACGGTAAAATGTATGTCTTTGACGAGCGTATTGCTGTCGATGTCAACCATGTAGACCCTGTTGTGGTTGGAAAAGACTGGTTTGATGGAACCCCATGCGAGCGTTATGTCAACTGTGGCAATCCATTCTGTAACCGCCGTATCTTGACTTCGGAAGAAAATGAGCACAAATACCTCCGTGGTTGCTCACACGAATGCCGTGTTCACCCACGCAATCGCTATGTAGCAGAACATCAATTGACACGCGCAGAAGTAATCGAACGTTTGGCTGTAATTGGTGAAACGCTTGATGAAGTAGTGGCAAATTAA
- a CDS encoding helix-turn-helix transcriptional regulator, giving the protein MKIDKLESYKILVPFLGQALGADYEVALQKVSEGDFRIVAIANGHISGRKVGAPLTDFALQLIKEKKYLEHDFIVGYSGKSKSGERLRSSTFFIKDGSEILGMLCINHDCSKILDITNSLLSLVQEPQLTLAESYSNTDDPTKYIETFPESIADLINSAAGIDLSNNPVKLSSDDNKRIVKVLEQKGIFQLKGAVSEVAVALKISEATLYRYLKNI; this is encoded by the coding sequence TTGAAGATTGATAAATTGGAATCCTACAAAATCCTAGTTCCGTTTTTGGGGCAAGCTTTGGGAGCTGATTACGAAGTTGCACTTCAAAAAGTATCTGAAGGAGACTTTCGAATTGTTGCAATTGCTAATGGGCATATTAGTGGTCGAAAAGTCGGAGCACCTTTGACTGACTTTGCTTTACAATTAATAAAGGAAAAAAAGTATCTAGAACATGATTTTATCGTTGGTTATAGTGGAAAATCAAAGTCAGGAGAACGATTACGCTCATCAACTTTTTTTATTAAAGATGGTTCAGAAATATTGGGGATGTTATGTATCAACCATGATTGTAGTAAGATTTTAGACATTACAAATAGCTTGTTATCCTTAGTTCAGGAGCCTCAATTAACACTGGCGGAAAGTTATTCAAATACAGATGATCCTACAAAGTATATTGAGACTTTCCCTGAATCAATAGCTGATTTGATTAATTCTGCGGCTGGAATTGATTTAAGTAATAATCCAGTTAAACTGAGTAGTGACGATAATAAGAGAATTGTCAAAGTTTTAGAACAAAAGGGAATTTTTCAGCTGAAGGGCGCTGTTTCTGAGGTAGCGGTTGCTCTTAAAATTTCTGAAGCAACTCTTTATCGGTATTTGAAAAATATTTAA
- a CDS encoding SAM hydrolase/SAM-dependent halogenase family protein: MSNNLLVLQSDFGLGDGAVSAMIGVALQESRDLVVHNLTHDITPYNIFEGSYRLFQTVEYWPEGTTFVSVVDPGVGSKRKSVVALTEQNHYIVTPDNGTLSFIKQHVGIKAVREISEVANRRANTEHSYTFHGRDVYAYTGAKLASGHITFEEVGPELSVADIVEIPTVPTEVGSDFVKGAIDILDVRFGSLWTSITREEFYSLNPAFDDRFEVTIYNNDMLVYQNQVTYGKSFADVRIGQPLLYINSLYRVGLAINQGSFAKAYNVGVGQNWHIEIKKMNI; this comes from the coding sequence ATGTCAAATAATTTACTTGTTTTACAATCCGACTTTGGCTTGGGCGATGGTGCAGTATCTGCTATGATTGGAGTTGCACTACAAGAATCACGGGATTTGGTTGTTCATAACTTAACACATGACATTACACCCTACAATATTTTTGAAGGGTCTTACCGACTCTTTCAAACAGTAGAATATTGGCCAGAAGGGACGACTTTTGTATCGGTGGTTGATCCAGGTGTGGGTTCCAAACGAAAGAGCGTGGTTGCTCTGACAGAGCAAAACCATTATATTGTCACCCCAGATAATGGCACCCTGTCATTCATCAAACAACACGTGGGAATTAAGGCGGTACGTGAGATTTCAGAAGTGGCCAATCGCCGTGCCAATACAGAACATTCCTATACCTTCCATGGTCGAGATGTTTATGCTTATACAGGAGCAAAATTGGCTTCAGGTCATATTACTTTTGAAGAAGTAGGGCCAGAATTAAGTGTCGCAGATATCGTTGAAATCCCAACCGTTCCAACAGAAGTGGGTTCAGACTTTGTCAAAGGTGCGATTGACATCTTAGATGTCCGTTTTGGTTCTCTATGGACATCGATTACCCGTGAAGAGTTTTATAGTTTAAATCCTGCCTTCGATGATCGCTTTGAGGTAACGATTTACAACAATGACATGTTGGTCTATCAAAATCAAGTAACCTATGGGAAATCTTTTGCGGATGTCCGTATCGGTCAGCCTTTGCTTTATATCAATTCCCTCTATCGTGTGGGACTTGCTATCAATCAAGGTTCATTTGCTAAGGCCTATAATGTCGGTGTTGGACAAAATTGGCATATTGAAATCAAGAAAATGAATATTTAG
- the lpdA gene encoding dihydrolipoyl dehydrogenase, which yields MAVEIIMPKLGVDMQEGEIIEWKKQEGDVVNEGDVILEMMSDKTSMELEAEDSGILLKIVRGNGETVPVTEVIGYIGAEGEVVEAGAAAPKADVAQATADLKAAGLEVPAAPAAAPVAPKAELAADEYDMIVVGGGPAGYYAAIRGAQLGGKIAIVEKSEFGGTCLNKGCIPTKTYLKNAEILDGLKIAAGRGINLASTNYTIDMDKTVDFKNSVVKTLTGGVRGLLKANKVTIFNGLGQVNPDKTVTIGGETIKGRSIVLATGSKVSRINIPGIDSKLVLTSDDILDLREIPKSLTVMGGGVVGVELGLVYASYGTEVTVVEMADRIIPGMDREVSVELQKVLSKKGMKFLTSVGVSEIIEANNQLTIKLNDGSEIVSEKALLSIGRVPQLAGLENLNLEMDRGRIKVDAYQETSIPGIYAPGDVNGTKMLAHAAYRMGEVAAENAILGNHHKAKLDFTPAAVYTHPEIAMVGLTEDQAREQYGDDILIGRCSFTGNGRAIASNEAHGFVKVIADKKYHEILGIHIIGPVAAEMINEAATIMEAELTVDDVAASIHGHPTFSEVMYEAFLDVLGVAIHNPPKRK from the coding sequence ATGGCAGTTGAAATTATTATGCCGAAACTCGGCGTTGACATGCAAGAAGGTGAAATCATCGAATGGAAAAAACAAGAAGGTGATGTCGTCAATGAAGGGGACGTTATCTTAGAGATGATGTCTGATAAGACCAGCATGGAATTGGAGGCAGAAGATTCAGGAATCTTGCTAAAAATCGTTCGTGGAAATGGCGAAACAGTACCTGTAACAGAAGTAATCGGCTATATCGGTGCAGAAGGAGAAGTCGTTGAAGCAGGCGCAGCAGCTCCTAAAGCAGATGTTGCTCAAGCAACAGCAGACTTGAAAGCGGCAGGTCTTGAAGTACCAGCAGCTCCAGCAGCGGCTCCTGTAGCCCCTAAAGCAGAACTTGCAGCAGATGAATATGATATGATTGTTGTCGGTGGTGGTCCTGCAGGTTACTACGCTGCGATTCGTGGTGCACAATTAGGTGGCAAAATTGCCATCGTCGAGAAATCAGAATTTGGTGGAACATGCTTGAATAAAGGATGTATCCCAACCAAAACCTACCTTAAAAATGCTGAAATTCTTGATGGTTTGAAGATTGCTGCTGGCCGTGGTATCAATCTTGCTTCAACCAACTATACAATTGATATGGACAAGACCGTAGACTTTAAAAACTCAGTTGTTAAGACATTGACAGGTGGGGTGAGAGGTCTCTTGAAAGCCAACAAAGTCACTATTTTCAATGGTCTTGGTCAAGTAAATCCGGATAAGACGGTTACAATTGGTGGCGAAACTATCAAAGGACGTAGTATCGTTCTTGCGACAGGTTCAAAAGTCTCTCGGATCAATATCCCAGGAATTGACTCTAAACTTGTCTTGACTTCAGATGATATCCTTGATCTTCGTGAAATTCCAAAATCCCTTACAGTTATGGGTGGTGGTGTTGTTGGAGTGGAGCTTGGACTTGTCTATGCTTCATACGGTACAGAAGTAACAGTTGTTGAAATGGCAGACCGCATCATCCCAGGTATGGACCGTGAAGTATCTGTTGAATTACAAAAAGTGCTTTCTAAGAAAGGTATGAAATTCTTGACATCTGTTGGAGTATCAGAAATCATCGAAGCCAACAACCAATTGACCATTAAATTGAACGACGGTTCAGAAATTGTTTCTGAAAAAGCCCTTCTTTCAATTGGACGTGTGCCACAATTGGCAGGTCTTGAAAATCTTAATCTTGAAATGGATCGTGGTCGCATTAAAGTGGATGCCTACCAAGAAACATCTATCCCAGGTATCTATGCACCAGGTGATGTAAATGGTACGAAGATGTTGGCGCATGCTGCCTACCGTATGGGTGAAGTAGCAGCTGAAAATGCGATTTTGGGTAACCACCACAAGGCGAAATTGGATTTCACACCAGCAGCGGTTTATACACATCCAGAAATTGCTATGGTTGGTTTGACAGAAGATCAAGCGCGTGAGCAATACGGAGATGATATCTTAATCGGTAGATGTAGCTTTACTGGAAATGGTCGTGCCATTGCTTCAAATGAGGCACATGGATTTGTCAAAGTCATTGCAGATAAGAAATACCATGAAATCCTCGGTATTCACATTATTGGTCCGGTAGCAGCTGAAATGATTAACGAAGCAGCAACCATCATGGAAGCAGAATTGACAGTGGACGATGTAGCAGCATCTATCCATGGGCACCCAACCTTCTCAGAAGTGATGTACGAGGCCTTCTTAGATGTCTTGGGAGTAGCGATTCACAACCCACCAAAACGGAAATAA